One genomic window of Corticium candelabrum chromosome 21, ooCorCand1.1, whole genome shotgun sequence includes the following:
- the LOC134196325 gene encoding 5'-nucleotidase domain-containing protein 3-like, with amino-acid sequence MKLQWRLTVVRFLCKSRSLRERTPALTRNVGTCVKHTWSYAGRSISQLQKEYEQRKQECESFAGIRPVSPLSVFANSEVDLAEIDAYGFDFDYTIAHYSMELHREIYDRAKQSLIEEKLFPQGILDIPYDPQFAIRGLHHDREKNILMKLDNFLRIEPGTVYRGRTSLTEVEIRKLYGGNQVSIVDLDIFSENGKKSRKVRQFLDMFALPEMTLLCDCTQYLMDQEIPFDHKYLASDVEFVIRKLHTSHTVHEIILSDKDRYIRRDEAIVTFLNCLKAAGKKLFVVTNSKFSFVDQGMRHIIGADWRDLFDVVVVRARKPTFFTDSGRPFRSQHPECDTPTWRKIMKFEQAGVYQEGNVDQLMELTGWHGGKVLYFGDHVYTDLADPSMKNGWRTGAIIPELENEIKKSSSIDYQRKLRWVLTLKQLVEKFQYESKGEPPGTLSNWLKEAAMLRSNLKVQFNPYFGSIFRTHQNPTYFSWRLARFADIYTSSLGNLNNYSLSHRFYPHRAALPHELNIVPDLYI; translated from the exons AAATGTCGGAACATGTGTGAAGCATACATGGAGCTACGCCGGACGTAGCATTTCTCAACTACAGAAAGAATACGAGCAGAGGAAGCAGGAATGTGAAA gtTTTGCTGGTATTCGACCGGTTTCTCCCCTCAGTGTTTTTGCAAACAGTGAGGTGGATTTAGCCGAGATTGATGCATATGGGTTTGATTTCGACTACACTATCGCTCACTATTCAATGGAACTTCACAGGGAAATATATGATAGGGCCAAGCAAAGTCTAATTGAAGAAAAACTG TTTCCACAAGGCATATTAGATATACCATATGATCCACAGTTTGCAATTCGAGGACTACACCATGACAGGGAGAAG AATATTTTGATGAAGCTTGACAATTTTCTTCGGATTGAGCCAGGAACTGTCTACCG tgGTCGGACATCTCTCACTGAAGTCGAGATCCGGAAATTGTATGGAGGCAATCAAGTGTCAATAGTTGACTTGGATATCTTCTCAGAGAAT GGCAAGAAATCTAGAAAAGTTCGACAGTTTTTGGACATGTTTGCTTTGCCAGAGATGACTCTGTTGTGTGACTGCACACAG TATCTAATGGATCAGGAAATCCCATTCGATCACAAGTATCTTGCTTCAGACGTTGAG TTTGTCATAAGAAAGTTACATACATCACATACTGTACATGAGATCATCCTTTCTGACAAAG ACAGATACATTAGACGCGATGAGGCAATTGTCACTTTCTTAAATTGTCTCAAAGCTGCTGGAAAGAAGCTGTTTGTTGTGACTAACAGCAAGTTCTCATTTGT GGATCAAGGCATGCGTCACATTATTGGTGCTGACTGGAGAGATCTGTTTGATGTTGTGGTGGTACGAGCGAGGAAACCAACATTCTTTACAGATTCTGGCAG ACCGTTTCGCTCACAGCATCCAGAATGTGATACTCCAACATGGAGAAAGATAATGAAATTTGAACAGGCCGGAGTCTACCAAGAA GGTAACGTCGATCAGCTGATGGAACTGACCGGATGGCATGGAGGGAAAGTACTCTATTTTGGAGATCACGTCTATACTGATTTAGCG GATCCATCCATGAAGAATGGTTGGAGGACAGGTGCCATTATTCCCGAACTGGAG AACGAAATCAAGAAATCTAGTAGTATTGATTATCAGCGGAAACTAAGATGGGTATTGACTCTAAAGCAACTAGTTGAAAAGTTTCAG TATGAATCAAAGGGAGAACCGCCTGGAACTCTCAGCAATTGGTTGAAAGAGGCGGCAATGTTGAG GAGCAATCTAAAAGTACAATTTAATCCATACTTTGGAAGTATTTTTCGAACTCATCAAAACCCGACCTATTTCTCTTGGCGTCTGGCACGCTTTGCGGACATCTACACCTCGTCATTAGGAAACCTGAACAACTACTCACTGAGCCATCGGTTTTATCCACATCGTGCAGCTTTACCTCACGAGTTAAACATTGTCCCAGATCTGTACATATGA
- the LOC134196757 gene encoding G-protein coupled receptor 161-like, whose translation MRHGHPSIGERVYCEFFRYANNVQLSWSCWAIVIVAYSRYDNVANVFDHKFNKRRFWTLTVTSWIVSLLTSLPPIIGWSSYDIRKMKNMYGCTTGSNGMKKDLASATFLPFFYFVNYVVPSILVLILFSCIARIAIKRQIKRPTCSNEIVVLSGFFHLTVPSTEQERQRDSAAHLKTIILSRPFLYIVLIVVTNIFLLAPYVVTTSYDAVSRDLGQPKKIPYVGMEITTVLFMVNFNANSLLYIFWIRTFQDTTALLCCRRKEERTAAAAAVYR comes from the coding sequence ATGAGGCACGGCCATCCTTCAATTGGGGAACGAGTGTACTGCGAGTTCTTCAGATATGCAAACAACGTTCAGTTGTCTTGGTCCTGCTGGGCCATCGTCATAGTTGCCTATAGTCGCTATGACAATGTTGCAAACGTCTTCGACCATAAATTCAACAAAAGACGCTTTTGGACACTCACTGTGACGAGTTGGATCGTGTCGCTTCTTACATCTTTACCTCCTATTATAGGATGGAGCTCTTACGATATAAGGAAGATGAAGAACATGTATGGATGTACTACCGGATCGAATGGAATGAAAAAGGATTTGGCAAGTGCCACTTTCCTTCCATTTTTCTATTTCGTCAACTACGTTGTTCCTTCGATTCTCGTCTTGATACTCTTTTCCTGTATTGCTCGCATCGCCATCAAGCGGCAGATAAAACGCCCGACTTGTTCAAACGAAATTGTCGTATTGTCGGGTTTCTTCCATCTGACTGTTCCATCTACCGAGCAAGAACGGCAGCGAGACTCAGCAGCTCATCTAAAGACGATCATTCTGTCCAGGCCATTCCTCTACATCGTCCTGATCGTCGTGACCAACATATTTCTCTTAGCGCCATATGTAGTGACTACTTCCTATGATGCCGTCAGTCGTGATCTCGGACAACCAAAGAAAATACCTTATGTTGGAATGGAAATCACAACAGTACTCTTCATGGTGAATTTTAATGCTAACTCTTTGCTATACATATTTTGGATCAGGACTTTTCAGGACACGACTGCTCTTCTGTGTTGTCGCCGAAAGGAGGAGCgcactgcagcagcagcagcagtataTAGATAG
- the LOC134196702 gene encoding uncharacterized protein LOC134196702 translates to MVEGKDRRCYFPWGITHRFEIDSNKLYEFSVWIKSTQLDLHSLFGFRAYDKDKNVLTFPLLPSEFLQYYSNVTNNPYFKYSNNDANEWTRWNGFVLSEGADDISSHFIIKGRNWVWPRGAKYAQLRFGTCYGDGNNQGITYFALPLVVQTDF, encoded by the coding sequence ATGGTTGAGGGGAAAGATAGAAGATGTTATTTTCCGTGGGGCATTACACATCGTTTTGAGATTGATTCAAACAAATTATATGAGTTCAGTGTTTGGATCAAAAGCACACAACTCGATCTTCACAGCCTTTTTGGTTTTCGAGCGtatgacaaagacaaaaatgttCTGACCTTTCCATTACTTCCAAGTGAATTTTTGCAGTATTATTCTAATGTCACAAACAATCCGTATTTCAAATATAGCAACAATGATGCAAATGAGTGGACAAGATGGAATGGATTTGTACTTTCAGAAGGAGCTGATGACATTTCTTCTCACTTCATTATTAAAGGACGAAACTGGGTGTGGCCACGAGGTGCCAAATATGCGCAGTTGAGGTTTGGCACTTGCTATGGCGACGGAAACAACCAAGGAATCACCTATTTCGCTCTTCCTCTAGTGGTGCAGACTGATTTCTAG
- the LOC134196825 gene encoding uncharacterized protein LOC134196825, whose translation MAKGYEFSIYIKSTEPNMVNSFGFYVYNINKKRILNPNLNDPYFKKSSNDLYVWTKWTGYILPYYMSDSNSDSQPDSQFDETNGVDWKWPRNAKYVALRFGSCGSDSQNSKTVIVRRFVELDSLEPPLGSTVVDPAKSVDSLHHNIANAAAIDRTTTVPPITPPTAPPAVTPAVDKTWYINLSYSELEASRRPEHVVVRTFNISDFREWDSKPNSTKGN comes from the exons ATGGCGAAGGGTTATGAGTTCAGCATTTACATCAAATCGACG GAACCTAACATGGTAAACTCATTTGGTTTCTACGTTTacaatataaacaaaaaaagAATTTTGAATCCTAACTTAAATGATCCATATTTCAAGAAAAGCAGTAACGATTTATATGTGTGGACCAAATGGACGGGCTACATTCTTCCTTACTACATGTCTGACTCAAACAGTGACAGCCAACCGGATTCTCAGTTCGACGAGACAAATGGAGTAGATTGGAAGTGGCCACGTAATGCTAAATATGTTGCCCTAAGATTTGGATCGTGTGGTAGTGACAGTCAAAACTCAAAAACGGTCATCGTTCGTAGGTTCGTTGAACTTGATTCGCTTGAGCCACCTTTGGGTTCAACGGTTGTCGATCCTGCAAAAAGTGTAGATTCCCTACATCACAATATTGCTAACGCTGCTGCTATAGATCGAACTACCACTGTACCTCCTATTACACCTCCTACTGCACCTCCAGCTGTTACACCAGCTGTAGACAAGACGTGGTACATTAATCTCAGCTATAGCGAACTCGAGGCTTCACGGCGTCCTGAACATGTTGTTGTCCGGACCTTTAACATATCTGACTTCCGTGAATGGGATTCGAAACCAAACAGCACaaaaggtaattaa